The genomic DNA AAGACTGTCTGTTTAGGCTTTGTGTAATGTTTGTTTTTTTTAGTTAGAACGTCACTCTATTAATACTTTTTTAGCAATTTTACCAATGTTAGTATTGATGTTTAATATATAGTTTCCGGAACTTATATTGCTTGTTTTTAGTGTAGTGTAGTCTTGAGTCTCTATAGCATCAAAATAAATAATTTCTTGGCCTAACATATTTATAAGGGAGACAGATTTTATAGGTTGTAATTTAGGATTGTTAATTATTATAGACTCGTTATTATTAGTGAAATAAAACTGTATTCCTGTTTGGGTTAAATAGTCTTCTGTACTTAATGAATTTCCATTAGAGAATCTTAATTCAAAACGATCCATATAGCTACCAGCTGGTAGGTTTATTGAAAAACCAGGATTATTTTTTATATCGTTATAAGTACCTGTAACAGCATCATATATAAAAATATCTAAATCATTAGGGACATTTGTTAGTTCTTCTATTTTAAAAGTACTTATACCATTAACATCTGTATGTAAACCAATTGGTAGTATAGTAGAGGCTTTAATAATATTTATACCTTGAATAAGAAACTTTTTATTGTCTATTACCCAATACATATCATCTTCATGAGTTTCGTTTAATTCTCCATCGTAACCAAAATCAATTTGTGGTGTAGCATTATCATCTACCGTTACTAATATTTGTCTTTTATAGGTGCAAGTAGTATTAAGAGATAAACGAATTTTCATTCTTTCATCTTGTAATGCAGTAGTAGAAGTGCTATTACTAGGAGCATTTCTAATAAAAGTAGAATTAGCGCCTTCTATTTCAAATACTCTTTGATTATTGTTAAAAACAATGTTTCCGCTACTGCTTCCAGTTACAAAGAAACCTTGAGAAACAGGAATGTATCTACCAGGTATTTTATTAGCATTACCTGTACCGGTATTACCATTTGTATTATAATCATACTGCATAGCGGGTATAGCTCCAGATAAGTTGTAAGTAGCATAACCACCTTGATAGTTTGAAGTTACATGAGAGTTTCCACCCCAATGTTCCCAAAAATATAAAGTACCATTTGTATTTGGGTTATCTGCAATAAAAATATTAGCGTCTATTGCTGATGCGTATGGGTTTCCAACTAAATATTCGTTAGCAGGATCTATATGTAGTGTAATCTCACCATTGTTAGGTTTTCCTTCTAATACATAGTTTTGTGTTAATAATACATTATTATTGGTGTTAGCAACACCTTTCATTGTGAAACCTTCACCAGCCTGCAATGTACCAGTACTGCGTAAATGTTCCCAATTATAATAGTTATTAGCTAAATTTCCATATTTCCATATCCAGTAATCTGCTATCCCTATTGGTGATCCAGATGTACCATCGTAACTATTTGTAATAAAGTTTATTGCTAATGGATTGTTAGGGTCTGTACCATCTTGAAATATTTGTGGTACTGTATAGCTGTTATTGTTTGTAGAATTATTGCCTAAGCCTACTGGTGAAGACCAGTAGTTGTAGGTGTATAAATCTTGTGTTCCTTGTTGGTCTCTTTCTAGAGTACCTGAACTTAAAGGATCTAAATCTGAGTTTAACGTTTGAATAAGTTGCGACTCACCTTGTAAATCTATTTTACCATGAATTTTAAGATAATGCGTTACTGTTAATGCGTTACCTTCATTTGTAAGTGTATTTCCATTTATTGTTAAATTGTTAGCATCAACTGTAAGGCTTAATAAAGTTCTATTATTATTGTTGTCTTGTGGAAGTGATGAGTTTTCAAAAGTTAAATTGTGCGATGTTTTTACAATATTCCAATCTATAGTAATGTTAGAATCAACAATTGAAGCAGATCCAGGAATGTATTGCTCGGTTCCATTTGTCCATGTTGTGTTTGTATTCCAATCACCATTAGTGGCTGTTGTATAAGGTAATGGTGCAGATTGGTATTCTATACTAAATTTATTTGTATTTGTTAATGTACCTCTATTTCCATTTCCAGAAACATCGTTTAAATGAGTGCCTATATAAGAATTCATATTATAATAGGCTAGAAGGTTGTTCCAGCTTACTACTTCAATTTCATTTTTTGTAATATTATTAGGTACTACAGTACCATTTACATAATTTGTAGCGTTTTCCAACTCCTGGTTCATTACATAGCGTAATTGGTTATTTGTTAAAGCAGTGTTCCAGATTCTAATCTCATCAATATCTCCTTTAAAATAATCTATAACGTTAGTTTTATCAACGTAAATAGCACCAATTGAAAAATCTGATCCATTTGGAGTTGGTGCATTTAATATTTGAACTTTATCTAAAACACCATCTATATACAAACGCGCTTCATTACTACTGTAAGTAACAGAAACATGATGCCAAACATTATTTGGTATAGTTGTGTTAGAGTTTATTCTGTCTGAGGCTGATGTGCCTACAGCAAAACTTAAAATATTACTATCTGTAATAAAAAACCTGTAACCAGTAGTTCCATTACTTTTAGCAACAATAGTTTTATCTGTAGCTAAATTATTACTACCGTCTAATTTTACCCAAGCAGATGCTGTAAAACTTCCTCCTAAATCTATTTTATTACCAACAAGAGTAAAATTATCTTCACCATCAAAGCCTAAATGTCTGTTTGTTATTTCTTCATGAGCAATACCAAAAGTGAAATATTTAGTGCCATCAAAATCGTAAGTTCCTTCTAGAGTGGCAGTACCATTAAAAGTACTTGGGTCTAAAAATACTGTAGCTAAATTACTTGTAAAATTAGCATCGTCTGCAACAAGCATTACATAAGCATCTCCTCCAGTTAAAGCTGGTAATCCAGCTAAATCGTTTTGAAAAACAGAAACTTCAACTTTACTAACATCTCCAGCTGTTTCAACAATTTTCCATTTTCTATTCATAATATCTGTTACAGTAGTTACAGTGGCAGTCCCTAGATTAACAGCTATATTTGTAGAAGAAGAGTTTGTGTTTTGTCCGTCGTTACCCCAAATTAAAAATTCGTTATCTGTATCGAAAGTTTGTGTATTAAGGTTGTTTGTTAGTTCTGTATTATGTAATGCAAATGAAACAATAGCTGTAGAGTTTACACTTTTAGATTGTTTTTGATATAATTCTGAAACATCATCACGACCAATTCCTGCAATATCAAAATTGTACCCAGAGTTAGCTGAAACATCCCATATTTTACTAGCATTTGAATCTACATAATCTTGAGAAGTACCATTAGTACCTAATGTAATACCGTATTTTATTGCTAAATACGATTGAATTTTATTTCTTTCGTCTAAAAGATTTGTATCATTTTTACGTGAAGAGTAAGAGATAACTTCAACAATTCTTGCATTAGTAGCGGCTTCGTAACCTTCACTTCTTCCTAACCAGTATCTTGAATTATTTACATTAGAAAAATCTGGTAAATCATTTTGTACGGTTTCAACATTGTTGGCGTTATAATATAGTTCTTGCCTAGATATAGCAGTATTATTTCTGGCATTTAAAATACCTACATTGCTATAATTCATAGTTGTACTAGTATCTGCAACACCATATCCTACATACGGCGGATCTTGTGTTGTACTACCTACACAATACGAAAAAGACTCGTCTGTAAACCTTGCAGAATATCTGCCAAATCCTAATCCAGTGACATCTTCTGTATTGGTTGCAATGTCCTCGTCTCCACAAAATAAATCCATATTTCCAAAAGTGCTGTTAATGGCAACATCTGGTAGTACAACAGCAAAAATGTCTTGTGAGAAAAAACCTGTAGAACCTTGTAGAAAATCTCCAGAAACATCATCAAAAGAATAATCATTATCTGTTGGTGATAAAGTGTAAGAGCTGTCGAAATCTACCACAGGATTATAATTTACATTAAAATTGGGGTTATCTCTATAAGTTGGCTCTTGGCCTGTAATATTTACTGTAGCATCATTAGAGTTTGCTTGGTCTAGCCATTGTGTTAATGGTTGGTTATCTGTACTTCCAGCGCCATGATTAGCTTTTAGCCATAGTTCTAAATTTGCAGTAACACCGCCAGGACCTTCGGTTAAAGGTGTAAAACCACGACCTTGAATGCTAAAAGTGTAAGGGTTTTCATTAGAATCATTATTTGCAATAGATATTAAAGCGGTTTTAATTCCTGCAGACGATGGATGAAATGTTATTTCAAATGTAGTAGAACTACCGGCATTTATTGTTTGGTTTGGTGTACTTGTTAATGAAAAATCTGAAGCATGTGTGCCTGTAATAGTTACATATGGAGAAGTTCCTGTTAAGTATAAGGGAAATGTAGTGCCTTGGTTTTCTATTGTAAAAGTATTTGAGTTAGACCCAATAATTTCTTCTACAGGACCAAAATCTGTATTATTTGCTGTATTTGTTGTGAAATCACCATTACTAATATCTATACTGTTTCCAGTAATATTTATTTCTGCTTCGGGAACATTAATTGCGTTTACAGTTATGTTGTCTACAGCAATATCACTTCTATAACCAGTGCCAGTATTTCCTGCGATTCTTAAAACTATTGTTTGTCCAGCATATGCTGAAAGATCTATGGTTGCAATGCTCCATGGAGCAGCATTACTAATTTGTGATTGTCCATTTTGTGACCATATTGTAGTTGGAAAACTTAAACCAGAATTTGTACTTATATCAACTCTTAAAGATCCCATTTCTAGTCCAAACATATGATAGTTAAAAGTTAATTGTGCTGAAGAAACAGAACCTAAATTATAACAAGGACTAATTAAATTTGAGTTATTATTAAAATTATTAGTAGCTTCAGTATAAATATAAAAGTTACCATCACTGGCAGAATTTGGTCCAGTGCCACTTGATGGAGTTCCATTAGAGTGTCTAGTCCAGTTAAAACCATCACTATTATCTTGAGACCACAATCCTAAATCTGTTTCAAAGCTTTCTGTATGTGGAAAAGTATTAACTGTAGAGGTGCAAGACCCAGAGCAAGTTCCAGAAACGTTAAAATTTAAAGAAGTACCCGTTTGTGATGCAGTAGCACCAGAATTTGCTAAAACAGTTGTGCCTCCAGCAGTTATTATTACATTTGGATTAGTACCATTCCAACCGTCACCATAAGTATCATACATAATTATATAATAATTATTGGCATTGGTTAAACAATTTAAACTTAATGTTGTAGAGTAAGAGTTGTTTGTAGAACCATTATACCCATTATCAATGGTAGCTAATAGTGTTCCGCCAGGATTATATACTTCAACTCTGTTTTCTGAAGACCAATTTGGCCAATTAACAGAAACCTCAACGTATGAAGTTTGTGCACTGCAATATGTGGATATTGCCATAAATAAAATTGAAATAGCAATTTTATTTATAAAATTAAAAGAGTGATTAATAGCGTAAAGTTTTTTCATAAATAGCGAGATTATAATTTGGGATATAAACTAATTCTCGGAGTAAAACTATTTAGATAATAGTTTAAGCGCAAAATAAATCGATTAAAAGCAATTTATTTAACTAATTTTATGAAAAACATCGGTGTATGGTTAATTTTTTAGTTGAAATACATTTGAGTTGGATTTTGTTCAAACAAAAAATCCCAAAGAAAACTTTGGGATTTGGAAAACATAAATAAGAAATTTATTATAGATAGGTATCTGGTTTAGGATTATTCAATTAATACTTTTTTAGAAATTTTTCCAATATTAGTATTGATGTTTAAGATATAGTTTCCGGTACTTATGTTACTTGTTTTTAAAGTTGTATAATCTTTAGTTTCAATAGAATCGAAAGAAACAATCTCTTGACCTAAAACATTTATTAAAGAAACAGAGTAAATTTCTTGTAATTCTGGGTTGTTAATAACAATTGACTCATTGTTATTTGTAAAGTAGAATTGAATTCCTGTGTCTTCAGCTAAAAAATCTTCGGTACTTAAAGAGTTTCCGTTATAGAATCTTAATTCAAAACGATCTGTATAAGTTCCAGCAGGTATATCTATAGAAAATTCCGGATTATTTTTTATGTCGTTATATGTATCTGTTAATGCATCATATATATAAATCTCTAAGTCGCTAGGTACATTAATAAGTTCGTCTATTTTAAATGTATTAATTCCATCTATATCTGTATGTATTCCTAACGGAAGAGAAGTTGTAGAATCGATATAATCTATACCTTGAATATTGAATTTTCTATTATCAATCATCCAATACATATCATCTTTATGAGTTTCATTTACTTCGGCATCATATCCAAAATCAACTTGAGAAGTAGCATTACTATCTACTGTTACTAATAGCTGTCTTTTATAGGTACTAACAGAGTTAAAACCTAAACGAATTTTCATTCTATTATCAGTATCAGTATTTGGGTTATTAGTAAAATTAGAACTGTTTGATGAGCTTCTAATAAAAGTTGAGTTTATACTTTCTTTTTGAAAAACTCTTTGATTATTATTAAAGTTTATAGTTCCATTATTGCTACCAGTTACAAAAAATCCTTGAGCCACTGGAATGTAACGTCCTGGTAATTTATTTGATGCTCCTGTTCCTGTGTTTCCTCCAGTAGCATAATTATGCTGCATAGCTGGTGTTGCACCAGATAGGTTGTAGGTTGCATAACCTCCTTGGTAATCTGTTGTAACATGAGATCCGCCACCCCAATGTTCCCAGAAATATAAACTTCCAGTTGTATTTGTATTGTCTAAAATAAATCTATTAGCATCGATAGCAGAAGCATATGGGTTTCCTACTAAATATTCGTTTGCTGAGTTTATTGGTAATGTTATTTCTCCATTATGAGGCTTTCCTTCAAGTATGTAATTTTGCTCTTGTAATACATTGCCACTTGTGTTTGCAACTCCTTTCATGGTAAAGCCTTCTCCAGCTTGTAATGTACCAGTACTTCTTACATGCTCCCAATTATAATAATTATTTGCTAAGTTACCGTATTTCCAAATCCAATAATCTGCAATTCCTACCGCATTTCCTGGAGAAGATGGCGTACCATCGTAAGAGTTTGTTATAAAATTAATAGCAATTGGATTACTAGAATCTGTACCATCTTTAAATATTTGAGGTATAGAGTAGTTATTGTTATTTGAAATTGAATTTGTTACTCCTACTGGTGAAGACCAATAATTATAAGTATATAAATCCTGAGTTCCTTGTTGGTCTCTTTCTAGAGATCCAGAACTTGATGGATCAAGATCTGAGTTTAAGGTTTGTAATAATTGAGATTCTCCTTCTAAATCAATTTTACCATCTAAATTTAAATAGTGAGTTACAGTTATAGCATTTCCAGTGTTAGCAGTTGTGTCTCCATTAAGAGTTAAAGTATTTGAATTTACATTTAATGCTAATACTTTTCTTTCATTATTACTTGTAGTAGGTAGTATAGCATTATCCATGGTAATGTTGTGGCTAGTCTCTACTATATTCCAGTCTACAGTTAAAGTATTGTCAACTATAGATGTTGTACCTGGAATGGTTTGTAAGTTTCCATTTTCCCAAGTTCCATTAGTGTTCCAATCTCCATTAGTTGTACTTCTATATGGTAAAGGTGCCGTTTGGTAGTCTACTGTGTTTAGGTTTCTAAGTGCTCCTTGATAACCATTACCAGATTCGTCTTCTGTATTTGTATAGGTATAAATAGACATAGGGTAGTAGCCAGCTAAACTAGACCATGGAATAGAAGCAACTTCATTTTTAGTAATTGTATTAGGTAAAACCTTACCAGATACAAAAGCTGCATTTTGCTCTATTTCCTGATTCATTATATATTGTAATTGAGCTTGAGTTAACTCTACATCCCAAACGCGAACCTCGTCTATATTACCTCTAAATAGTTGCGTAGGGTTACTTTTTGAAGCAGCAGCAATAAGGAAAGCTTCATTTGTAGCTAATGGTACATTTCTATTAGCAGATCTATCTAAGACACCATCAATATAAAGATAAACTCTAGTGCCGTTGTAAATAGCAGCAACATGGTGCCACTCATCATCAGGAATTGATGTAAAAGAAGTTAGATTTTGATTTGATCCATTTCTCCATCTAATTTGTAGTCTATTATCGTTTATAACTCTAAAATCATAACCTTGCGTTAAGGTGCTATTTCTTTTAGAAACAATTGTAGATATACCACTATCTGCAGCATCTCTTTTTATCCAAGCAGATACTGTAAATCCAGATGGATTTAAATCAAGGTTATTGTCAATATCAATATAATCTTGATTTCCATCAAAATAAATAGAACGTTCTACAATTACTTGCGGTGCGTAACCAAAAGTTACATATTTAGTTCCATCAAAATCATAGCTAGCTTCTAAGTTTGCTCCATTACTAGTCATTAATCTGTAATCTGCAGTTGGATCAAAAACAGGAGTATCTGAAATAAACATGTAGTAACTTCCTGGAGGATTAATGTTTCTAATTGCATTTTGAGGAATTGAAACTTTTACAGTTTCAACATCGCCTCCATTTTCAACAACTTTCCAAATACGTTGCATACCTAAAAAACTAACAGGTGTTGAAAGACCTGGAATACCACTACTCATATCTACGGCAACAGTAACTGGTGCAGCATCTAAGCTAGCATTATTGTTTCCCCAAGTAAGAAATTCTCTATTATTAAAAGAAGTTGGGTTAGCAGCTTGGTTTACACTGTTAGTATTATAAATATCTGTAAGTCCCATAGTAACTAATCCGCGAGTTTCACCAATGCCATCTAATTGTGAGTTCACACTTTTAGATTGCCTTTGGTCTAATTCTGCTGCATCATCTCTACCAATACCAGTAATATCGTAATTAAAACCGGCATTAGCAGATTGATCCCAAATTATATTTCCTTGACTGTCAACATAGTCTTGACTTGTACCATTTACACCAAGAGTAATACCATATTTAATAGCTAAATACGATTGAATTCTATTGTGTTCTTGTGTAAGGTTAACGTCACTTTTTCTTGAATTATAAGTAATAACTTCGGCAATACGACCATCAAAACTACCATTCCAGTATTGACTTCTTCCCAACCAATATCTACCATTATTTATAGTAGTATATCTTGAAATATCGTTTGTTTCGTTACCTACTTGATTGCCATTAAAGTAAAGCTCCATATCTGTGTCTGAAGCATTTTGTCTAACATTTAATATTTGTATTTGATTGTAATTTGTTGCAGAATTTGTATCTGCTCTTCCATAACCATTTTCATTAGGGTTAGAAGGTGTTTCACTTGTTGTACCTATACAAAAAGCTAATCTTTCATTGTTTATTCTAGCTGTATATGAGCCATAACCAAATCCAGTTACATCTTCTGTATAGCTTTCTGCTAAAGGATCAGAACCTGTAAAAGTATCTAAAGGAATCATTGAATTTGTAATGTTAGGATCTGGCATTAACACAACAAAAATATCATTTGTACTAAATCCTCCAGTACCTTTAAGTTCATCTCTGTTGTTAATATATGTCATGTCTGAAGAAGCCGTATTATTGTTATTCTCAAATTCAATAACCGGATTAAAGTTCATGTTTTTATTATTGTTGTTTCTGTATACTGGTTCTTGTCCAGTAACAACAACTTCGGCATTATTACCTTTACCGTTATCTACCCATTGGTTAACATTAGTACCATCAGTTCCATAGTTAGCTCCATCTAATTGGTCGGCTTTAAGCCATAAATCTAAATTATTGGTAACTCCTCCAGGCCCAGTAATTGGATTTCCATATATTGTACCTTTAATTAAAACATCATCAATCATTACATAATCACCTGTGTTGCTTGCATCACATCTAATTCTAAAACGACCAGTAGGTAAAAAAGGAAAAGAATAATCTGCAGCAAATAAGGTTACTGTTTTGCTATAAAAAATTCTTGAATTTGTAGCTTGAAAGTCTGCACTCTTATTATTAACGTTTCCACTAACAAAACGAGCAACGGTTTCCCAATTAGAGAAAACTCCTCCAGAATTATACTCAATAAAGAAGTCTTCTCCAGTTTCCATACTATAAGCAGTAAAGAAAAATTTAAGATCTATTTTATCGTATAGACCTAAACTATAAGAAGGAGAAGTCATTGATGAGTTTGCTCCTAAATTATCTCTTAACCAGAAACTATAATTGTTACTGTAGGCGTATGTGCCATTAAACTGCCTGTAGGCTTGGGTAGAACCAGACCAACCTTGAGTACCAGATTCAAAATCATAGAATCCAAGCTCTGTTGTAATTTGAGCAGTTAAAGAATTAATATTCAAAAAGCCAAATAAGGCCATAACAACGAGTAAACTCGTTTTAATCGTAAAGTTTTTCATAATCGTAGGTCGATTTAGGGTAACTGTTTGGGATAACAGACTGTAAAAGTAAAATAAATGTCTGTAATCCGCAAATTTATTCGATGAAATGCATTGTTGGTTTGTAATTACTTAAAAAGCAGTGTATTGTGATTCTGATTTTAGTTGCGTCTTAACTTTGAATTATGCATTTCGTCGATGATTTTTAATTTTAGAC from Lacinutrix sp. 5H-3-7-4 includes the following:
- a CDS encoding LamG-like jellyroll fold domain-containing protein is translated as MKKLYAINHSFNFINKIAISILFMAISTYCSAQTSYVEVSVNWPNWSSENRVEVYNPGGTLLATIDNGYNGSTNNSYSTTLSLNCLTNANNYYIIMYDTYGDGWNGTNPNVIITAGGTTVLANSGATASQTGTSLNFNVSGTCSGSCTSTVNTFPHTESFETDLGLWSQDNSDGFNWTRHSNGTPSSGTGPNSASDGNFYIYTEATNNFNNNSNLISPCYNLGSVSSAQLTFNYHMFGLEMGSLRVDISTNSGLSFPTTIWSQNGQSQISNAAPWSIATIDLSAYAGQTIVLRIAGNTGTGYRSDIAVDNITVNAINVPEAEINITGNSIDISNGDFTTNTANNTDFGPVEEIIGSNSNTFTIENQGTTFPLYLTGTSPYVTITGTHASDFSLTSTPNQTINAGSSTTFEITFHPSSAGIKTALISIANNDSNENPYTFSIQGRGFTPLTEGPGGVTANLELWLKANHGAGSTDNQPLTQWLDQANSNDATVNITGQEPTYRDNPNFNVNYNPVVDFDSSYTLSPTDNDYSFDDVSGDFLQGSTGFFSQDIFAVVLPDVAINSTFGNMDLFCGDEDIATNTEDVTGLGFGRYSARFTDESFSYCVGSTTQDPPYVGYGVADTSTTMNYSNVGILNARNNTAISRQELYYNANNVETVQNDLPDFSNVNNSRYWLGRSEGYEAATNARIVEVISYSSRKNDTNLLDERNKIQSYLAIKYGITLGTNGTSQDYVDSNASKIWDVSANSGYNFDIAGIGRDDVSELYQKQSKSVNSTAIVSFALHNTELTNNLNTQTFDTDNEFLIWGNDGQNTNSSSTNIAVNLGTATVTTVTDIMNRKWKIVETAGDVSKVEVSVFQNDLAGLPALTGGDAYVMLVADDANFTSNLATVFLDPSTFNGTATLEGTYDFDGTKYFTFGIAHEEITNRHLGFDGEDNFTLVGNKIDLGGSFTASAWVKLDGSNNLATDKTIVAKSNGTTGYRFFITDSNILSFAVGTSASDRINSNTTIPNNVWHHVSVTYSSNEARLYIDGVLDKVQILNAPTPNGSDFSIGAIYVDKTNVIDYFKGDIDEIRIWNTALTNNQLRYVMNQELENATNYVNGTVVPNNITKNEIEVVSWNNLLAYYNMNSYIGTHLNDVSGNGNRGTLTNTNKFSIEYQSAPLPYTTATNGDWNTNTTWTNGTEQYIPGSASIVDSNITIDWNIVKTSHNLTFENSSLPQDNNNNRTLLSLTVDANNLTINGNTLTNEGNALTVTHYLKIHGKIDLQGESQLIQTLNSDLDPLSSGTLERDQQGTQDLYTYNYWSSPVGLGNNSTNNNSYTVPQIFQDGTDPNNPLAINFITNSYDGTSGSPIGIADYWIWKYGNLANNYYNWEHLRSTGTLQAGEGFTMKGVANTNNNVLLTQNYVLEGKPNNGEITLHIDPANEYLVGNPYASAIDANIFIADNPNTNGTLYFWEHWGGNSHVTSNYQGGYATYNLSGAIPAMQYDYNTNGNTGTGNANKIPGRYIPVSQGFFVTGSSSGNIVFNNNQRVFEIEGANSTFIRNAPSNSTSTTALQDERMKIRLSLNTTCTYKRQILVTVDDNATPQIDFGYDGELNETHEDDMYWVIDNKKFLIQGINIIKASTILPIGLHTDVNGISTFKIEELTNVPNDLDIFIYDAVTGTYNDIKNNPGFSINLPAGSYMDRFELRFSNGNSLSTEDYLTQTGIQFYFTNNNESIIINNPKLQPIKSVSLINMLGQEIIYFDAIETQDYTTLKTSNISSGNYILNINTNIGKIAKKVLIE
- a CDS encoding LamG-like jellyroll fold domain-containing protein gives rise to the protein MKNFTIKTSLLVVMALFGFLNINSLTAQITTELGFYDFESGTQGWSGSTQAYRQFNGTYAYSNNYSFWLRDNLGANSSMTSPSYSLGLYDKIDLKFFFTAYSMETGEDFFIEYNSGGVFSNWETVARFVSGNVNNKSADFQATNSRIFYSKTVTLFAADYSFPFLPTGRFRIRCDASNTGDYVMIDDVLIKGTIYGNPITGPGGVTNNLDLWLKADQLDGANYGTDGTNVNQWVDNGKGNNAEVVVTGQEPVYRNNNNKNMNFNPVIEFENNNNTASSDMTYINNRDELKGTGGFSTNDIFVVLMPDPNITNSMIPLDTFTGSDPLAESYTEDVTGFGYGSYTARINNERLAFCIGTTSETPSNPNENGYGRADTNSATNYNQIQILNVRQNASDTDMELYFNGNQVGNETNDISRYTTINNGRYWLGRSQYWNGSFDGRIAEVITYNSRKSDVNLTQEHNRIQSYLAIKYGITLGVNGTSQDYVDSQGNIIWDQSANAGFNYDITGIGRDDAAELDQRQSKSVNSQLDGIGETRGLVTMGLTDIYNTNSVNQAANPTSFNNREFLTWGNNNASLDAAPVTVAVDMSSGIPGLSTPVSFLGMQRIWKVVENGGDVETVKVSIPQNAIRNINPPGSYYMFISDTPVFDPTADYRLMTSNGANLEASYDFDGTKYVTFGYAPQVIVERSIYFDGNQDYIDIDNNLDLNPSGFTVSAWIKRDAADSGISTIVSKRNSTLTQGYDFRVINDNRLQIRWRNGSNQNLTSFTSIPDDEWHHVAAIYNGTRVYLYIDGVLDRSANRNVPLATNEAFLIAAASKSNPTQLFRGNIDEVRVWDVELTQAQLQYIMNQEIEQNAAFVSGKVLPNTITKNEVASIPWSSLAGYYPMSIYTYTNTEDESGNGYQGALRNLNTVDYQTAPLPYRSTTNGDWNTNGTWENGNLQTIPGTTSIVDNTLTVDWNIVETSHNITMDNAILPTTSNNERKVLALNVNSNTLTLNGDTTANTGNAITVTHYLNLDGKIDLEGESQLLQTLNSDLDPSSSGSLERDQQGTQDLYTYNYWSSPVGVTNSISNNNNYSIPQIFKDGTDSSNPIAINFITNSYDGTPSSPGNAVGIADYWIWKYGNLANNYYNWEHVRSTGTLQAGEGFTMKGVANTSGNVLQEQNYILEGKPHNGEITLPINSANEYLVGNPYASAIDANRFILDNTNTTGSLYFWEHWGGGSHVTTDYQGGYATYNLSGATPAMQHNYATGGNTGTGASNKLPGRYIPVAQGFFVTGSNNGTINFNNNQRVFQKESINSTFIRSSSNSSNFTNNPNTDTDNRMKIRLGFNSVSTYKRQLLVTVDSNATSQVDFGYDAEVNETHKDDMYWMIDNRKFNIQGIDYIDSTTSLPLGIHTDIDGINTFKIDELINVPSDLEIYIYDALTDTYNDIKNNPEFSIDIPAGTYTDRFELRFYNGNSLSTEDFLAEDTGIQFYFTNNNESIVINNPELQEIYSVSLINVLGQEIVSFDSIETKDYTTLKTSNISTGNYILNINTNIGKISKKVLIE